From a single Micromonospora pallida genomic region:
- a CDS encoding glycosyltransferase family 4 protein: MRVLRLTPFFHHDYVDHWPAEFDPVGGMQVQILALSRSLARAGVDQLVLTLGFPGLPPTKEIEPGLTVRIARMSLPQVRSEITGLVGLGQAWLAATIRECLRMRRGDWRPDLVHVHADGQIWPLIAGRVAARLLGVPYVLTLHCSRLSVYQPMSAVDAMAHRLVTHAERQALRSAARVSTLTARTADVVSAATGLDRSAIVVNPDAVDITPATADEAAAFAQRYGLTGRRPLIGYIGRVAHEKGWPDLLRLAELLDDLAPTFLVVGDGPQRERMEKEIAEAGRAHQFVVTGFLPHDQVPAALALVDTLVMPSIHEELGGSAIEAIMAGTPVAAYAVGGLRSTIGSACPDLLAPPGDVRALADVVRHVLANRDAVVDQIRAAQTTTASTFDVAATRDRMVDCYRAALAGAGASSGK, encoded by the coding sequence GTGCGTGTACTTCGGCTGACCCCTTTTTTCCACCACGACTACGTCGACCACTGGCCGGCCGAGTTCGACCCGGTGGGCGGTATGCAGGTGCAGATCCTCGCGCTGTCCCGCAGCCTGGCCAGGGCGGGCGTCGACCAGCTCGTGCTGACCCTGGGCTTTCCCGGGCTACCACCGACGAAGGAAATCGAGCCGGGGCTGACCGTTCGGATCGCTCGGATGTCCCTGCCCCAGGTCCGCTCCGAGATCACCGGACTGGTCGGGTTGGGACAGGCGTGGCTGGCCGCGACCATCCGGGAATGCCTTCGGATGCGCCGTGGTGACTGGCGGCCCGATCTCGTCCACGTGCACGCCGACGGCCAGATCTGGCCGCTGATCGCCGGCCGGGTCGCCGCCCGGTTGCTGGGTGTGCCCTACGTGCTCACCCTGCACTGCTCCCGGCTCTCCGTCTACCAGCCGATGTCGGCGGTGGACGCCATGGCGCACCGCCTTGTGACCCACGCCGAGCGGCAGGCGTTGCGGTCCGCCGCGCGGGTCAGCACCCTGACCGCCCGGACCGCCGACGTGGTGAGCGCCGCGACCGGCCTGGACCGCTCCGCCATCGTGGTCAACCCGGACGCGGTGGACATCACCCCGGCGACGGCGGACGAGGCGGCCGCGTTCGCCCAGCGGTATGGCCTGACCGGCCGCCGCCCCCTGATCGGCTACATCGGCCGGGTCGCCCACGAGAAGGGCTGGCCGGACCTGCTCCGACTGGCCGAACTCCTGGACGACCTCGCCCCGACCTTCCTCGTCGTCGGCGACGGCCCCCAGCGGGAACGGATGGAGAAGGAGATCGCCGAGGCCGGCCGCGCACACCAGTTCGTGGTGACCGGGTTCCTCCCGCACGACCAGGTGCCGGCCGCCCTCGCGCTGGTGGACACCCTGGTCATGCCATCCATCCACGAGGAACTCGGCGGCAGCGCGATCGAGGCGATCATGGCGGGTACCCCGGTCGCCGCCTACGCGGTCGGGGGGCTGCGCAGCACGATCGGCTCGGCCTGCCCGGACCTGCTCGCCCCGCCCGGCGACGTGCGCGCACTGGCCGACGTCGTCCGGCACGTGCTCGCGAACCGGGACGCGGTGGTCGACCAGATCCGCGCGGCGCAGACCACCACCGCCAGCACCTTCGATGTCGCCGCCACCCGGGACCGGATGGTGGACTGCTACCGCGCGGCCCTCGCCGGGGCCGGCGCGTCGAGCGGTAAGTGA
- a CDS encoding SDR family NAD(P)-dependent oxidoreductase — MNTNPARGHVLVTGGNRGLGLATATLLADDGWSVLLGCRDDRRGAAAAEALRHRGGRADHVPLDVTSPASIAAAADLVATRTGGRLAGLVNNAGVFLDERDADLESVTAEAVHELLAVNAVGPLLVTRAVLPLLRAAAGAAVVNVTADDADPATADGEATGYRMSKAALNIMTVNLAVALRDQDVAVNAVDPGWIPTDMGGPDAPDDTAAAARLVAWAVTNARRTGTTGQVLTVRRPPDALRADPVTIGAPPTVVRPHEQPQ, encoded by the coding sequence ATGAACACCAACCCGGCCCGGGGCCACGTCCTGGTGACCGGTGGGAACCGGGGTCTCGGTCTCGCCACCGCCACCCTCCTGGCCGACGACGGCTGGTCCGTCCTGCTCGGCTGCCGGGACGACCGGCGGGGCGCGGCGGCCGCCGAGGCGCTGCGTCACCGGGGCGGCCGGGCCGACCACGTACCCCTGGACGTGACCTCCCCGGCGAGCATCGCGGCCGCGGCCGACCTGGTGGCCACGCGCACCGGCGGGCGCCTCGCCGGCCTGGTCAACAACGCCGGCGTCTTCCTCGACGAACGTGACGCCGACCTGGAGAGCGTGACCGCCGAAGCCGTCCACGAGCTGCTCGCGGTCAACGCGGTCGGCCCCCTGCTGGTGACCCGTGCGGTGCTCCCGCTGCTCCGGGCCGCGGCGGGAGCCGCCGTGGTCAACGTGACCGCCGACGACGCCGACCCGGCCACCGCCGACGGGGAGGCCACCGGCTACCGGATGTCCAAGGCCGCCCTGAACATCATGACCGTCAATCTGGCGGTCGCCCTGCGCGACCAGGACGTCGCCGTCAACGCGGTCGACCCGGGCTGGATCCCCACCGACATGGGCGGCCCGGACGCGCCCGACGACACCGCCGCCGCCGCTCGACTGGTGGCCTGGGCGGTCACGAACGCCCGGCGGACCGGGACCACCGGCCAGGTGCTCACCGTCCGGCGACCCCCCGACGCGCTGCGGGCCGATCCGGTGACCATCGGCGCACCCCCGACCGTCGTACGCCCGCACGAACAACCCCAGTGA
- a CDS encoding FAD-dependent oxidoreductase, protein MAGRHAYATREVLISASVDLSAGHEDVTARLRYGPEPTADDTARVADVCVIGSGASGAITAWALQRAGLDVVVVEQGPFVDPWVSYDDVETVAETAWIRQDSGVWEKTGNPWSTCNVGGGTVFFGGAVFRYRPIDFDVESRLGRSDLPLRWPWTVAEIDPYYQVVESALGIAGGGHDPSLPSDPVYPMPPVETTPEGAAIRKAARSLGLNPFPTPLAITTEPYQGRLACAGERPCISNRCDRGAKGDAATVFIDPARKAGLRLFAGLKAVRVLRRDATSVDGVECVRVDNGNRYVFRARHVVVAGNAVQSAALLLRSTDDLSPQGLGNDHDMVGRGLCMKMSGYVLGYRRTDEPVTPRGDRVSGPGPFSSAAITDYYTADDAPGGLGGLIIESQPEEALRLRPDEQIIRLECLVPDQPRADNRVSLGRGVDRFGLPDVVLDYSPHPRDRARLEYLQRRAEEILRAAGCELTWRESSYYWMGSTHLHGTCRAGTDPRTSVIDPDGRVHGLANLMVVDGGVMPYPGGVNPTLTIQALALRMTHQLLRREFGIEPDLFSPPVGTE, encoded by the coding sequence GTGGCCGGCCGACATGCATACGCAACCCGGGAGGTTCTCATCAGCGCTTCCGTCGACCTGAGTGCCGGTCACGAGGACGTCACAGCCCGACTGCGGTACGGGCCCGAACCGACCGCCGACGACACCGCCCGCGTCGCCGACGTCTGTGTGATCGGCAGCGGCGCCTCCGGTGCGATCACCGCGTGGGCCCTGCAACGTGCCGGTCTCGACGTCGTGGTCGTCGAACAGGGCCCCTTCGTGGACCCCTGGGTGAGCTACGACGACGTCGAGACGGTCGCCGAGACCGCCTGGATCCGCCAGGACAGCGGCGTCTGGGAGAAGACCGGCAACCCCTGGTCCACCTGCAACGTCGGTGGCGGAACGGTCTTCTTCGGCGGCGCGGTCTTCCGCTACCGTCCGATCGACTTCGACGTGGAGAGCCGGCTGGGCCGCTCCGACCTGCCGCTGCGGTGGCCCTGGACGGTGGCGGAGATCGACCCCTACTACCAGGTGGTGGAATCGGCGCTCGGCATCGCCGGTGGCGGGCACGACCCGAGCCTGCCGAGTGATCCCGTGTACCCGATGCCCCCGGTGGAGACCACCCCCGAGGGCGCGGCGATCAGAAAGGCCGCCCGCTCACTCGGTCTGAACCCCTTTCCGACCCCGCTGGCCATCACCACCGAGCCGTACCAGGGACGGCTGGCGTGCGCCGGGGAGCGACCCTGCATCTCGAACCGGTGCGACCGGGGCGCCAAGGGCGACGCGGCCACCGTCTTCATCGACCCGGCCCGCAAGGCCGGGCTGCGGCTCTTCGCCGGCCTCAAGGCCGTCCGGGTGCTGCGCCGGGACGCCACCAGTGTGGACGGAGTCGAGTGCGTCCGGGTGGACAACGGCAACCGGTACGTGTTCCGGGCCCGGCACGTCGTCGTCGCCGGCAACGCCGTGCAGAGCGCCGCCCTGCTGCTGCGCTCCACCGACGATCTGAGCCCGCAGGGGCTCGGCAACGACCATGACATGGTCGGCCGGGGCCTGTGCATGAAGATGAGTGGGTACGTCCTCGGCTACCGGCGGACCGACGAGCCGGTGACCCCGCGCGGTGACCGGGTCTCCGGTCCGGGTCCCTTCTCGAGCGCCGCGATCACCGACTACTACACCGCCGACGACGCGCCCGGCGGGCTCGGTGGGCTGATCATCGAGTCCCAGCCGGAGGAGGCCCTCCGGCTACGCCCCGACGAGCAGATCATCCGGCTCGAGTGCCTGGTGCCCGACCAGCCGCGCGCCGACAACCGGGTGTCCCTCGGCCGGGGCGTGGACCGGTTCGGCCTGCCGGACGTGGTGCTGGACTACTCGCCCCACCCCCGGGACCGGGCCCGGCTGGAGTACCTCCAGCGGCGGGCCGAGGAAATCCTCCGGGCCGCCGGCTGTGAGCTGACCTGGCGCGAGTCGTCGTACTACTGGATGGGCAGCACCCACCTGCACGGCACCTGCCGGGCCGGCACCGACCCGCGTACCTCGGTCATCGACCCGGACGGACGGGTGCACGGACTGGCGAACCTGATGGTGGTCGACGGCGGCGTCATGCCCTACCCCGGCGGCGTCAACCCGACCCTCACCATCCAGGCGCTCGCCCTGCGGATGACCCATCAACTGTTGCGCCGGGAGTTCGGCATCGAACCCGACCTCTTCTCCCCACCTGTCGGAACAGAGTGA
- a CDS encoding aminotransferase class III-fold pyridoxal phosphate-dependent enzyme: MTIDIGAGKLLAQEPTCPRDAHGRPRVFVAGSGAYLTDPDGRRWIDFDNARGSVTLGHGDEEVAEAIARAARGAAGVGTAWSPVLDSLLGQLQEVCGGDVIGLFRTGTAALRSVACAVRDARDKPIILSSGYHGYDPMWHCDEAFSPNEHGIVEFLFDLDVLAEWLASPDQVAAVVISPDHMHLGERWYTEFTRLTREADVPVIADEVKVGLRYRGGLSTDLLDPAVWIVAKCLANGSPVAAVGGDAHLLAGLEEVSFTSYFEPTALAAATTTLRRMATGEPQRAGRAGGDRFIAHARAAFAGASVPIDLAGNGNLFQFVCADDEVQDAFHAASAAEGLLFFEGDNQTPSQAFTAEVAEDACGRIGRVAEALAGRFTDRELTEDSWYAGAWGAMDGLADRPRTREQTNEIVARLWED; encoded by the coding sequence ATGACCATCGACATCGGCGCCGGCAAGCTGCTGGCCCAGGAACCCACCTGTCCCCGGGACGCCCACGGCCGCCCCCGGGTCTTCGTGGCGGGCTCCGGTGCCTACCTGACCGACCCGGACGGTCGGCGGTGGATCGACTTCGACAACGCCCGCGGCTCGGTAACCCTCGGCCACGGTGACGAGGAGGTGGCCGAGGCCATCGCCCGCGCCGCCCGGGGCGCCGCCGGTGTGGGCACCGCGTGGAGCCCGGTGCTGGACTCCCTGCTCGGCCAGTTGCAGGAGGTGTGTGGCGGCGACGTGATCGGGCTCTTCCGTACCGGCACCGCCGCGCTCCGCTCGGTGGCCTGCGCGGTACGGGACGCCCGGGACAAGCCGATCATTCTCAGCTCCGGCTACCACGGGTACGACCCGATGTGGCACTGCGACGAGGCGTTCAGCCCCAACGAGCACGGCATCGTCGAGTTCCTCTTCGACCTGGACGTGCTCGCCGAGTGGCTGGCCAGCCCGGACCAGGTGGCCGCGGTGGTGATCAGCCCCGACCACATGCACCTCGGCGAACGCTGGTACACCGAGTTCACCCGGCTGACCCGGGAAGCGGACGTTCCGGTCATCGCCGACGAGGTGAAGGTCGGCCTCCGCTACCGGGGTGGACTCTCCACCGACCTGCTCGACCCGGCCGTCTGGATCGTGGCGAAGTGCCTGGCCAACGGCTCCCCGGTCGCGGCGGTCGGCGGCGACGCCCACCTGCTGGCCGGCCTGGAGGAGGTCTCGTTCACCTCGTACTTCGAGCCGACCGCGCTGGCCGCCGCGACCACCACCCTGCGGCGGATGGCGACCGGCGAGCCGCAGCGGGCCGGCCGGGCCGGCGGCGACCGGTTCATCGCCCACGCCCGGGCGGCGTTCGCCGGGGCCAGCGTCCCGATCGACCTGGCCGGCAACGGCAACCTCTTCCAGTTCGTCTGCGCCGACGACGAGGTGCAGGACGCCTTCCACGCCGCCTCGGCGGCCGAGGGACTGCTCTTCTTCGAGGGCGACAACCAGACCCCCTCGCAGGCGTTCACCGCCGAGGTGGCCGAGGACGCCTGCGGACGGATCGGCCGGGTCGCCGAGGCGCTCGCCGGCCGCTTCACCGACCGTGAGCTGACCGAGGACTCCTGGTACGCCGGCGCCTGGGGCGCGATGGACGGGCTCGCCGACCGGCCGCGCACCCGGGAGCAGACCAACGAGATCGTCGCGCGCCTCTGGGAGGACTGA
- a CDS encoding tRNA-ribosyltransferase family protein translates to MTSPDPSATAGPSLDTVHGSVVLPTFLPDGTRASVRAVDTLDLATVGIEAVMVNAMHLAQRPGLQTIKRAGGLHRFMAWDGVIVSDSGGFQVLSLLRKQGKKGSIRSSGVTFQESPSAKKIVLTPEKVIEWQFGLRSDVVVALDDCTGPEDSPAEQLASTERTIRWFRQARQAYDLQCRQRRLAEPPMLVGVVQGGTDPELRQRCVDALVESGAQGFGFGGWPLSAEGELEREMFALLSRITPPDAPLFALGVGRPEHLVSLCELDMRWVFDCTIPTRDARHGRLYAFQPDIADRLLTPDRTFYQNVYILDEENSRKDEPICATCDCPTCRRYSRSYLHHLFRVKDGLADRLATLHNLRFYTRLLEMIRAGRMARPGLREPAQLG, encoded by the coding sequence ATGACCTCCCCGGACCCGTCCGCCACGGCGGGCCCCTCGCTGGACACCGTGCACGGTTCGGTCGTCCTGCCCACCTTCCTGCCCGACGGCACCCGGGCCTCGGTCCGGGCGGTCGACACCCTCGACCTGGCGACGGTGGGGATCGAGGCGGTGATGGTCAACGCGATGCACCTGGCCCAGCGACCCGGGTTGCAGACCATCAAGCGGGCCGGCGGTCTGCACCGCTTCATGGCCTGGGACGGCGTGATCGTCTCCGACTCGGGCGGGTTCCAGGTGCTCTCCCTGCTGCGTAAGCAGGGCAAGAAGGGGTCGATCCGGTCCAGCGGGGTGACCTTCCAGGAGTCGCCGAGCGCGAAGAAGATCGTGCTGACTCCGGAGAAGGTCATCGAGTGGCAGTTCGGCCTCCGTTCCGACGTGGTGGTCGCCCTGGACGACTGCACCGGCCCGGAGGACTCGCCGGCCGAACAACTCGCCTCGACCGAGCGGACGATCCGCTGGTTCCGTCAGGCCCGGCAGGCGTACGACCTCCAGTGCCGGCAACGGCGGCTGGCCGAGCCGCCGATGTTGGTCGGCGTGGTGCAGGGCGGGACCGATCCGGAGCTGCGGCAGCGCTGCGTCGACGCGCTGGTCGAGTCGGGGGCGCAGGGGTTCGGGTTCGGCGGCTGGCCGCTCAGCGCGGAGGGTGAGCTGGAGCGCGAGATGTTCGCTCTGCTCTCCCGGATCACCCCGCCGGACGCGCCGCTGTTCGCCCTGGGCGTGGGCCGCCCGGAGCACCTGGTCTCCCTCTGCGAGTTGGACATGCGCTGGGTGTTCGACTGCACGATCCCGACCCGGGACGCCCGGCACGGCCGGCTCTACGCGTTCCAGCCGGACATCGCCGACCGACTGCTCACCCCGGACCGGACCTTCTACCAGAACGTCTACATCCTTGACGAGGAGAACTCCCGCAAGGACGAGCCGATCTGCGCCACCTGTGACTGCCCGACCTGCCGGCGGTACAGCCGCAGTTACCTGCACCACCTGTTCCGGGTGAAGGACGGCCTGGCGGACCGGCTGGCCACCCTGCACAACCTGCGCTTCTACACCCGGTTGCTGGAGATGATCCGGGCCGGGCGGATGGCCCGACCCGGGCTGCGCGAGCCGGCCCAGCTCGGGTGA
- the trpS gene encoding tryptophan--tRNA ligase, producing MSAARMLTGDRPTGRLHLGHYVGSIANRVRLHQSYDSFFIIADLHMLTTRNTREDVAAVAGNAREMVLDVLAAGIEPERATFYLQSAVPEVGDLNTLFQNLVTVPRLERVPSLKEMARAADKDEMPYGLLGYPVLQAADILCVRADVVPVGRDNAAHVEVTREVARRFNHLYGEVLPVPEMIHAETPVLVGTDGRAKMSKSLGNAIALADPPAVVRRKVLGMYTDPNRVRADVPGTVEGNPVFVYHDVFNPDTAEVDELKKRYRAGRVGDVEVKERLAAALNRFLDPMRERRARFAAERGLVDQLIAEGTERTRQEVRQTLAEVRRAMGLTGAYQQIRRRAERYRGRAGVSA from the coding sequence ATGTCCGCTGCACGGATGCTCACCGGCGACCGCCCGACGGGGCGACTGCACCTTGGCCACTACGTGGGCAGCATCGCCAACCGGGTCCGGTTGCACCAGTCGTACGACAGCTTCTTCATCATTGCCGACCTGCACATGCTCACCACCCGGAACACCCGGGAGGACGTCGCCGCAGTCGCCGGCAACGCCCGGGAGATGGTGCTCGACGTCCTCGCTGCCGGGATCGAACCGGAGCGGGCCACGTTCTACCTCCAGTCCGCCGTGCCCGAGGTGGGCGACCTGAACACGCTCTTCCAAAACCTGGTCACGGTGCCGAGGCTGGAGCGGGTGCCGTCGCTGAAGGAGATGGCCCGGGCCGCCGACAAGGACGAGATGCCGTACGGGCTGCTCGGTTATCCCGTCCTCCAGGCGGCGGACATCCTCTGCGTACGGGCGGACGTGGTGCCGGTGGGCCGGGACAACGCCGCGCACGTGGAGGTGACCCGGGAGGTGGCCCGCCGCTTCAACCACCTCTACGGCGAGGTCCTGCCCGTGCCGGAGATGATCCACGCCGAGACGCCGGTGCTGGTCGGCACGGACGGTCGGGCCAAGATGAGCAAGAGCCTCGGTAACGCGATCGCGCTCGCCGACCCGCCGGCGGTGGTCCGCCGCAAGGTGCTGGGGATGTACACCGACCCCAACCGGGTACGGGCGGACGTGCCGGGCACCGTCGAGGGGAACCCGGTCTTCGTCTACCACGACGTGTTCAACCCGGACACCGCCGAGGTCGACGAGCTGAAGAAGCGGTACCGGGCCGGCCGGGTCGGCGACGTCGAGGTGAAGGAGCGACTGGCGGCCGCGCTGAACCGGTTCCTCGACCCGATGCGCGAGCGGCGGGCCCGCTTCGCCGCCGAGCGGGGGCTGGTCGACCAGTTGATCGCCGAGGGCACGGAACGGACCCGGCAGGAGGTCCGGCAGACCCTCGCCGAGGTACGCCGGGCGATGGGGCTGACCGGCGCGTACCAGCAGATCCGACGCCGGGCCGAACGGTACCGGGGCCGGGCGGGCGTTTCGGCGTGA
- a CDS encoding SCO4848 family membrane protein → MVLSRGWALFLVGVGVWTWVIWPRFAVAIWNDPRSWSTGTVGAGDGTGFLWIHALLIAASLTLGAAVGVLGVRGLLAQRRLHRAGVNRPDQAV, encoded by the coding sequence ATGGTGCTGTCGCGTGGTTGGGCGCTCTTCCTCGTCGGCGTCGGAGTCTGGACCTGGGTGATCTGGCCGAGGTTCGCCGTTGCCATCTGGAACGACCCTCGCTCGTGGTCGACCGGCACGGTCGGTGCGGGCGACGGGACCGGCTTCCTCTGGATCCACGCCCTCCTCATCGCCGCGTCCCTGACCCTCGGTGCGGCTGTCGGCGTGCTCGGGGTCCGGGGCCTGCTCGCCCAGCGGCGCCTCCACCGAGCCGGGGTAAACCGTCCTGACCAGGCCGTATAG
- a CDS encoding NADPH-dependent F420 reductase: protein MSRRNHPLSGESARSCWVPAHCPDPNRRTGGDRRAAMRIGIIGSGHIGGTLTRRLRDLGHEVTVANSRGPESLRDLAAETGAVPGTVEQAARSDDFVVLAVPLKAVPKLPASAFEGRVVVDADNYYPQRDGSVPEIEDRSLTSSRWTAGHLEGARVVKAFNTIQAPHLLEKGRPAGTPDRIALPVAGDDAEAKRLVMEVVDALGFDPVDAGTLDESWRQQPETPVYGTDRDAEGVRRGLAEVRP, encoded by the coding sequence ATTTCCCGGAGAAACCATCCCCTTTCCGGGGAGTCAGCCCGATCATGCTGGGTACCTGCTCACTGTCCTGACCCCAACCGCCGTACCGGCGGAGACAGGAGAGCAGCCATGAGGATCGGCATCATCGGCTCGGGCCACATCGGTGGCACCCTGACCCGACGGCTGCGCGACCTGGGCCACGAGGTGACCGTGGCGAACTCGCGGGGCCCCGAGTCGCTGCGCGACCTGGCGGCGGAGACCGGGGCGGTCCCGGGCACCGTGGAACAGGCAGCGCGAAGCGACGACTTCGTGGTGCTGGCCGTGCCGCTGAAGGCCGTGCCGAAGTTGCCTGCTTCGGCCTTCGAGGGCCGAGTGGTGGTCGACGCCGACAACTACTACCCCCAGCGGGACGGAAGCGTTCCGGAGATCGAGGACCGGAGCCTCACCTCCAGCCGGTGGACGGCTGGCCACCTCGAGGGGGCCCGCGTGGTCAAGGCGTTCAACACCATCCAGGCACCGCACCTGCTGGAGAAGGGCCGCCCGGCCGGCACCCCGGATCGGATCGCGTTGCCGGTCGCGGGCGACGACGCGGAGGCCAAGCGGCTCGTGATGGAGGTCGTCGACGCGCTCGGGTTCGACCCGGTGGACGCGGGGACGCTGGACGAGAGCTGGCGGCAGCAGCCGGAAACCCCGGTCTACGGCACGGACCGGGACGCCGAGGGCGTACGGCGGGGGCTGGCCGAGGTACGGCCCTGA
- a CDS encoding VanW family protein has protein sequence MTLYGDKLPPADDRPTVQVTAVTWPATDSGPSPAATGPDPVGPGPDPASSRNGRRRRTVLLAAGMATVLLAAGAGAGGYAYAGEVPRGTTVLGAELGGKSRADAAQALRTELDRRAATLTAPVPVRVGDRTAEINPADVGLTVDVDATVAAAVEAQAAPLSRLFGTRTVEPVVTVDAARLETSLEAAVGPQGRKMTMPKISYSGTTPKKVHPKPALTVDGQTSAEALRKGWLTGEPVTVPLVEKHPATTAEEVDRLVTELAAPAVAAPVKLTTEKGSVTIPPSAIARSLSFPADKAGKLTPKLDVKKLRAALGDKLDAIEVEPKDAAMTLAGGRPKAVPSKSGQRLDDAALTRDLLAVLPKSDGRTIDGVLKPVDADLTTEEVGKLGIKEKVSSFTTHFTGGLSSPRSKNIVQIAKDVDGTVVKPGETFSLNGHTGERSYKQGYHDAPVIMNGKLVPGVGGGTSQFTTTLFNGIYYAGLEDVEHKPHSYWFSRYPAVIESTIFYPDLDFKFRNNTPYGVMIDTSYTSSSVTVAIWGTKIYDSVKTEYSPRRNITKPKLIRLEPGPSCIATNGIDGFTQDAFRIIRKDGKVVKREKFTWTYQAEPRFVCGP, from the coding sequence GTGACTCTGTACGGCGACAAGCTCCCGCCCGCCGACGACCGGCCGACCGTCCAGGTCACCGCGGTCACCTGGCCCGCCACCGACAGCGGGCCGTCCCCGGCGGCCACCGGCCCGGACCCCGTCGGGCCCGGACCGGACCCGGCCTCCTCCCGCAACGGACGACGGCGACGGACCGTCCTCCTCGCGGCCGGGATGGCCACCGTGCTGCTCGCCGCCGGTGCCGGCGCCGGCGGTTACGCGTACGCCGGTGAGGTCCCGCGCGGCACCACGGTCCTCGGCGCCGAACTGGGCGGCAAGAGCCGGGCGGACGCGGCTCAGGCGCTCCGGACCGAACTGGACCGCCGCGCCGCCACGCTCACCGCCCCCGTGCCGGTACGCGTCGGCGACCGGACCGCCGAGATCAACCCGGCCGACGTCGGGCTGACGGTGGACGTGGACGCCACCGTGGCCGCCGCCGTGGAGGCCCAGGCCGCCCCGCTCAGCCGCCTGTTCGGCACCCGTACCGTCGAACCGGTGGTGACCGTCGACGCGGCCCGGCTCGAAACCTCGCTGGAGGCGGCGGTCGGCCCCCAGGGGCGCAAGATGACCATGCCGAAGATCTCCTACAGCGGCACCACCCCGAAGAAGGTCCACCCGAAGCCGGCGCTCACCGTCGACGGGCAGACCTCCGCTGAGGCGCTGCGGAAGGGCTGGCTGACCGGCGAGCCGGTGACCGTACCGCTGGTCGAGAAGCACCCGGCGACCACCGCCGAGGAGGTCGACCGCCTGGTGACCGAGCTGGCCGCGCCGGCGGTCGCCGCGCCGGTGAAGCTGACCACCGAGAAGGGCTCGGTGACCATCCCACCGAGCGCCATCGCGCGGAGCCTGAGCTTCCCCGCCGACAAGGCCGGCAAGCTCACCCCCAAGCTCGACGTCAAGAAGCTCCGCGCCGCCCTCGGCGACAAGCTGGACGCGATCGAGGTGGAACCGAAGGACGCCGCGATGACGCTGGCCGGCGGACGGCCGAAGGCGGTCCCGAGCAAGTCGGGTCAGCGCCTGGACGACGCCGCCCTGACCCGTGACCTGCTCGCCGTCCTGCCGAAGTCCGACGGCCGCACAATCGACGGCGTGCTCAAGCCGGTCGACGCTGACCTCACCACCGAGGAGGTCGGCAAGCTCGGCATCAAGGAGAAGGTGTCGAGCTTCACCACCCACTTCACCGGTGGTCTCTCCTCGCCACGCAGCAAGAACATCGTCCAGATCGCCAAGGACGTCGACGGCACGGTGGTGAAGCCGGGCGAGACGTTCTCCCTCAACGGCCACACCGGCGAGCGCAGCTACAAGCAGGGGTACCACGACGCGCCGGTCATCATGAACGGGAAGCTCGTGCCCGGCGTCGGTGGCGGGACGTCCCAGTTCACCACCACCCTGTTCAACGGCATCTACTACGCCGGCCTGGAGGATGTCGAACACAAGCCGCACTCGTACTGGTTCAGCCGGTACCCCGCGGTGATCGAGTCGACGATCTTCTACCCGGACCTCGACTTCAAGTTCCGCAACAACACCCCGTACGGGGTCATGATCGACACCTCGTACACGTCAAGTTCGGTGACCGTGGCGATCTGGGGCACGAAGATCTACGACAGCGTCAAGACCGAGTACAGCCCGCGCCGGAACATCACCAAGCCGAAGCTCATCCGCCTGGAACCCGGACCGTCCTGCATCGCCACCAACGGCATCGACGGCTTCACGCAGGACGCCTTCCGGATCATCCGGAAGGACGGCAAGGTCGTGAAGCGGGAGAAGTTCACCTGGACCTACCAGGCCGAGCCGCGCTTCGTCTGCGGACCGTAA